A window of the Cicer arietinum cultivar CDC Frontier isolate Library 1 chromosome 6, Cicar.CDCFrontier_v2.0, whole genome shotgun sequence genome harbors these coding sequences:
- the LOC101509327 gene encoding serine/threonine/tyrosine-protein kinase HT1-like isoform X2, with protein sequence MDETSSSWIRRTKFSHTVCHRLDYSRIGSFIIRPEAVQNPDLRVRSAASSAASSTAASAPPVVSKVSKVSKEAKHEQKRFSTPGPRRKEQDTRIMGKLLNKDSQVSNSKSPHRSPSNYFASMKFSDKSKNRKDSGWTKYFDHGGGKVTAVETAEEWNVDLSKLFVGLRFAYGAHSRLYHGMYEDEPVAVKIIRVPDDDENGTLAARLEKQFIAEVTLLSRLHHQNVLKFVAACRKPPVYCVITEYLSEGSLRAYLHKLEGKTIPLQKLIAFSLDIAHGMEYIHSQGVIHRDLKPENILINGDFHLKIADFGIACEEAYHDLLADDPGTYRWMAPEMIKRKSYGRKVDVYSFGLILWEMLNGTIPYEDMTPIQAAYAVVNKKSRPVIPSNCPPAMRALIEQCWSLNPEKRPEFWQVVKVLQQFESSLAHEGTISLLQNPFCQDHKKGLHHWIQKLSPSHQSSGPVPKPKFS encoded by the exons ATGGATGAAACTAGTAGTTCTTGgataaggaggacgaaattcTCTCACACCGTGTGTCACCGATTGGATTATTCAAGAATTGGCTCTTTCATTATTCGGCCAGAGGCAGTGCAGAATCCGGATCTGAGAGTAAGGTCAGCAGCATCATCAGCTGCGTCATCAACAGCAGCATCAGCACCTCCTGTTGTTTCTAAGGTTTCAAAGGTTTCAAAG GAAGCCAAGCATGAACAGAAGAGGTTCTCGACGCCAGGTCCAAGGAGAAAAGAGCAGGATACAAGAATCATGGGGAAGCTACTGAACAAGGATTCTCAAGTGTCCAATTCTAAATCGCCTCATAGAAGTCCAAGCAATTACTTTGCATCAATGAAATTCAGTGACAAGTCAAAGAACCGCAAGGACTCGGGATGGACAAAGTATTTCGACCACGGTGGAGGAAAGGTTACCGCTGTGGAAACGGCTGAAGAATGGAATGTTGACCTCTCTAAGCTCTTTGTTGGTCTTAGGTTTGCTTACGGGGCtcatagtaggctttaccatgGTATGTATGAGGACGAACCTGTTGCAGTGAAAATTATCAGGGTCCCAGATGATGACGAAAATGGCACGTTGGCTGCTAGATTAGAGAAACAATTCATTGCAGAAGTCACACTTTTATCTCGCCTCCACCATCAAAATGTTCTTAAG TTTGTAGCAGCATGCAGAAAGCCACCTGTTTATTGTGTTATCACAGAATATCTATCGGAAGGTTCCTTGAGGGCTTATTTGCATAAGTTGGAGGGAAAAACAATTCCTCTACAAAAGCTAATTGCTTTTTCTCTGGATATTGCTCATGGAATGGAATATATACACTCTCAAGGTGTCATTCATCGAGACCTTAAACCCGAGAACATTCTTATCAATGGAGACTTTCACCTCAAAATTGCTGATTTTGGCATTGCTTGTGAGGAAGCATACCACGACTTACTCGCTGATGACCCTGGTACCTACCGCTGGATGGCACCTGAGATGATCAAACGAAAGTCCTATGGGAGAAAGGTTGATGTATATAGTTTTGGGCTTATCTTATGGGAGATGCTTAATGGTACAATACCATATGAAGATATGACTCCCATCCAGGCTGCTTATGCTGTAGTAAATAAG AAATCCAGGCCTGTTATTCCTTCAAACTGCCCACCTGCAATGAGAGCTTTAATTGAGCAATGTTGGTCCTTGAATCCGGAAAAAAGGCCCGAGTTCTGGCAGGTTGTTAAGGTGTTACAGCAATTTGAATCTTCGCTTGCTCATGAAGGAACAATTTCCCTGCTGCAAAACCCTTTTTGCCAAGATCATAAAAAGGGGCTTCACCATTGGATTCAAAAGCTCAGTCCTTCACATCAAAGCAGTGGTCCTGTGCCTAAACCAAAATTTTCATGA
- the LOC101509327 gene encoding serine/threonine/tyrosine-protein kinase HT1-like isoform X1, whose product MDETSSSWIRRTKFSHTVCHRLDYSRIGSFIIRPEAVQNPDLRVRSAASSAASSTAASAPPVVSKVSKVSKVRKNPITNKQRSLSPLPESSLSETFKEAKHEQKRFSTPGPRRKEQDTRIMGKLLNKDSQVSNSKSPHRSPSNYFASMKFSDKSKNRKDSGWTKYFDHGGGKVTAVETAEEWNVDLSKLFVGLRFAYGAHSRLYHGMYEDEPVAVKIIRVPDDDENGTLAARLEKQFIAEVTLLSRLHHQNVLKFVAACRKPPVYCVITEYLSEGSLRAYLHKLEGKTIPLQKLIAFSLDIAHGMEYIHSQGVIHRDLKPENILINGDFHLKIADFGIACEEAYHDLLADDPGTYRWMAPEMIKRKSYGRKVDVYSFGLILWEMLNGTIPYEDMTPIQAAYAVVNKKSRPVIPSNCPPAMRALIEQCWSLNPEKRPEFWQVVKVLQQFESSLAHEGTISLLQNPFCQDHKKGLHHWIQKLSPSHQSSGPVPKPKFS is encoded by the exons ATGGATGAAACTAGTAGTTCTTGgataaggaggacgaaattcTCTCACACCGTGTGTCACCGATTGGATTATTCAAGAATTGGCTCTTTCATTATTCGGCCAGAGGCAGTGCAGAATCCGGATCTGAGAGTAAGGTCAGCAGCATCATCAGCTGCGTCATCAACAGCAGCATCAGCACCTCCTGTTGTTTCTAAGGTTTCAAAGGTTTCAAAGGTTCGGAAGAATCCTATAACTAATAAACAGAGATCTTTATCTCCTTTGCCTGAATCCTCTCTTTCTGAAACCTTTAAGGAAGCCAAGCATGAACAGAAGAGGTTCTCGACGCCAGGTCCAAGGAGAAAAGAGCAGGATACAAGAATCATGGGGAAGCTACTGAACAAGGATTCTCAAGTGTCCAATTCTAAATCGCCTCATAGAAGTCCAAGCAATTACTTTGCATCAATGAAATTCAGTGACAAGTCAAAGAACCGCAAGGACTCGGGATGGACAAAGTATTTCGACCACGGTGGAGGAAAGGTTACCGCTGTGGAAACGGCTGAAGAATGGAATGTTGACCTCTCTAAGCTCTTTGTTGGTCTTAGGTTTGCTTACGGGGCtcatagtaggctttaccatgGTATGTATGAGGACGAACCTGTTGCAGTGAAAATTATCAGGGTCCCAGATGATGACGAAAATGGCACGTTGGCTGCTAGATTAGAGAAACAATTCATTGCAGAAGTCACACTTTTATCTCGCCTCCACCATCAAAATGTTCTTAAG TTTGTAGCAGCATGCAGAAAGCCACCTGTTTATTGTGTTATCACAGAATATCTATCGGAAGGTTCCTTGAGGGCTTATTTGCATAAGTTGGAGGGAAAAACAATTCCTCTACAAAAGCTAATTGCTTTTTCTCTGGATATTGCTCATGGAATGGAATATATACACTCTCAAGGTGTCATTCATCGAGACCTTAAACCCGAGAACATTCTTATCAATGGAGACTTTCACCTCAAAATTGCTGATTTTGGCATTGCTTGTGAGGAAGCATACCACGACTTACTCGCTGATGACCCTGGTACCTACCGCTGGATGGCACCTGAGATGATCAAACGAAAGTCCTATGGGAGAAAGGTTGATGTATATAGTTTTGGGCTTATCTTATGGGAGATGCTTAATGGTACAATACCATATGAAGATATGACTCCCATCCAGGCTGCTTATGCTGTAGTAAATAAG AAATCCAGGCCTGTTATTCCTTCAAACTGCCCACCTGCAATGAGAGCTTTAATTGAGCAATGTTGGTCCTTGAATCCGGAAAAAAGGCCCGAGTTCTGGCAGGTTGTTAAGGTGTTACAGCAATTTGAATCTTCGCTTGCTCATGAAGGAACAATTTCCCTGCTGCAAAACCCTTTTTGCCAAGATCATAAAAAGGGGCTTCACCATTGGATTCAAAAGCTCAGTCCTTCACATCAAAGCAGTGGTCCTGTGCCTAAACCAAAATTTTCATGA
- the LOC101509967 gene encoding uncharacterized protein: MESGKFDPRNSGELLKHMDKQNEVLMEAYRSMLHEMQKLQVEEEMLMRKLYEVMSVHGLTKQNGDNSIASENFAVAEQNNNEVNTAHEE, encoded by the exons ATGGAATCTGGAAAATTTGACCCAAGAAACTCTGGAGAGTTGTTGAA GCATATGGATAAGCAGAATGAGGTCCTTATGGAAGCATACAGATCCATGTTGCATGAAATGCAAAAACTTCAG GTAGAAGAAGAAATGCTTATGCGCAAGCTTTATGAAGTTATGTCAGTTCATGGTCTCACTAAACAG AATGGAGACAACTCCATTGCTTCAGAAAATTTTGCAGTAGCTGAACAAAACAATAATGAAGTTAATACTGCGCATGAGGAATAG
- the LOC101496014 gene encoding VQ motif-containing protein 4-like produces MDSNKNMKSPGNNSFHHHPSLPSPRNSHNANASSSNNNGGLFPQPPSPSLFSPKPTNRSESGNPYPTTFVQADVSSFKQVVQMLTGSNETVKHASSNYSKPPIEPTSSNNNQRNHIPPIKTIPKKHNQQSGYKLYERRNSLKNFHLNPLLPVFSSNSNRSGFSPRNHDVLSPSILDFPSLVLSPVTPLIPDPFNRSTVTDSGNGCQCGNVTHNPNPILNSEAEDKAIKEKGFFLHPSPRNTPRGSEPKLLPLFPTTSPKASAPSSSSTT; encoded by the coding sequence ATGGACTCCAACAAAAACATGAAATCTCCAGGAAACAACAGTTTCCACCATCACCCTTCACTTCCTTCACCTCGGAATAGTCACAATGCAAATGCAAGTAGTAGCAACAACAATGGAGGATTATTTCCTCAACCACCATCACCATCACTATTCTCTCCAAAACCCACCAACAGATCCGAATCGGGTAACCCGTACCCGACAACATTCGTTCAAGCTGACGTGTCCTCATTCAAACAAGTTGTTCAAATGTTAACTGGGTCCAATGAAACAGTAAAACATGCTTCTTCAAACTACTCAAAACCACCCATTGAACCCACATCTTCGAACAACAACCAAAGAAACCATATCCCACCCATTAAAACCATCCCAAAAAAACATAACCAACAATCTGGTTACAAACTCTATGAACGAAGAAATTCTCTTAAGAATTTTCATCTAAACCCTTTGCTACCTGTTTTCTCTTCAAATTCAAACCGTTCAGGTTTTTCTCCTCGGAATCATGATGTTTTGTCTCCAAGCATCCTCGATTTCCCTTCACTTGTTCTTAGCCCTGTTACACCTCTTATACCCGATCCGTTTAACCGTTCTACCGTTACAGACAGTGGAAACGGTTGCCAATGTGGGAATGTGACTCACAATCCAAATCCTATTTTGAACTCTGAGGCAGAAGACAAAGCTATTAAAGAGAAAGGATTTTTCTTGCACCCTTCACCAAGAAATACTCCAAGAGGTTCTGAACCCAAATTGCTTCCTCTATTTCCAACAACTTCTCCAAAAGCTTCGGctccttcatcttcttctactACTTGA